GACCATTTTTCTCCGGTATGTCGCCACACTTTAGCAGAAATGTCTACCTTCCCCCTATCATTCCATTGTGCTAAACCCAAAGAGATTCCTTGTGCATCTGTATTATAAGCGTATCTTCCATCTACATTTTTGTAGTTTTCTGATACAATCACTGGTTTATGTTTTAAATTCGTTGGTATCTTCATTACTTTCCCTCCATCGGACTTATTAAATTAGTAATTTAGTAAATTACTAATTTAACTGTACACTGATTTATTTACTCTGTCAATAAGATTTGCTAAATATTTGATTTTATTCATAGCTTATGTTATTTTTTAGGTCCATACTTCACATTGTTGTTGACAGGTGTATATACACCTGTTATTATAGTATCAAATACAAATTAGGAGGCTTTTATCTTGAATACAAAGAAATTATCCTTAACTGCTTTACTAACTTCATTATCTATTGTTATACCTTTTGCCGTTTTCTTTAAAGTAATTATTCCACCTTTTTCTGCCACACTCGGAGCCCATGTACCGATGTTCATCGCCATGCTTTTAGGACCCGAAGTAGCAATTATGGTGGGCCTTGGCTCTGCCCTCGGCTTCTTTCTAAATCTAGGGCCATTAATCGGCGCAAGAGCGTTGATGCATGTGTTTGTTGGACTTGCAGGTGCTAAGCTGATAAAAAAAGGTCTATCCTTTGGAAAGGTTTCTGTTATTACAGCACCATTACACGGGCTTCTTGAAGTTTTGGTCATCCTACCCTTCATAGATTTTAACGCATATAATTTATTTATTATTACAGGAGTTGGTACAATGCTGCACCACGGTGCGGATGCCTTTATTTCCTATGTTTTAATCAATGTCCTTCAAAAATCAACATCAGTTAATCTTTCAGGCAATCATTAACTTGAACGTATGAATCTGAATATCATAAGAAGCTCTCGCTGAATCGCGAGAGTTTTTGATTTTTATAGAATCATGGTATAATATATTCTGTATATAAAGAAAAGGAGGTTGAGTATGGCACCTTTAGCTGACAGAGTACGTCCTACTAAACTTGAAGACATCGTTGGACAAAAACATATTTTAGGTTCTGGCAAATTATTGAATCGAATACTGGAATCTAAAGCAATCCCGAACATGATTTTTTATGGACCATCGGGCACAGGTAAAACCACAGTTGCCAACATCATCGCACAATCCTCTAATAAGAAGTTTTATAAAATCAATGGCACCAATGCTAATATCGAAGACATCAAACGTGTGATCGCTCAAATCGGAACACTCCATACAATGAATGGCATTCTGCTATACATAGACGAGCTTCATTATTTAAATAAAAGACAGCAACAATCCATTCTTGAATATATTGAAAATGGCGATATTATCCTGATTGGAAGCACCACGGAAAATGTTAATTTTTCTATATTTAATGCTTTACTCAGCAGGTGCACCATCATGGAATTTAAACCGCTATCCATTGAGGATTTAATTTTTGGACTGAAAAAGGTAATATCTTCCGAGGAACATCGATTAAATATTAAAATTTCCTATGAAGAAGAGGCTTTACATTATATTGCAGAGGTCTCTAACGGCGATTTAAGAAGGTCATTAAACACCTTAGAGTTAATTATCAATACCTATGCAATCTATAACCCTCAAGTCATTGATATCGATATACCGAAAGCGGTGGAATGTTCTCAAAGTAAGATTGCAAATTATGATCGAGATGGGGATGCCCATTATAATTTACTGAGTTTTTTTCAAAAAAGCATTCGAGGCTCCGATGAACAAGCCAGTATACATGCTCTGGCAAGGCTGATTAAAGCTGGAGATTTAACGTCTATTTGTAGGCGTCTTTTAGTCATTGCTGCTGAAGACATCGGTCTTGCCTATCCTCAGGCTATTACCATTGTAAAAGCTTGTACCGATTCTGCCCTACAGTTAGGACTTCCAGAAGCTAGAATTCCTTTGGCAGAGGCTACAATTCTCCTGGCATCTTTGCCCAAGTCCAATTCTGCATATCATGCGATCAGTGCGGCACTCAATGACTTAGACAGACTTGATGTAGGACATGTCCCTTACCATCTGTGCGATACAAATTCAAATGCTTCTATTAAAAATAAATCGGAATATTTATACCCTCACGATTATCCGAATCATTACGTAGAGCAGCAATACATGCCGGATAATATTAAGCATAAGGTTTATTATGTTCATGGTAATAATAAATTTGAGCAATCTATGAAAACTTATTGGGATAAAATAAAAAAGCATCTATAGAAGCCTTATCTTATAAAGAAGATTTTTTGGAAAGTCGTTTACAGTAAAGCTCTTTTTTGAAGATATATTGCAAGTAGAACTTTCCTATTGGTTACAAAAAATAGGCTATTGATTTCAATAGCCTATTTTTTATTTCATAAAAATTGTTCACTTTCTTACGATGACTTAGTATGTCTCTCCTTCTCGAAGTTCAATAAATGGTATGTTCACTTGTGGTGGGAATAATGGTGGGAAGTCTGGACAAATTTGTCTTGGGCTAACGTTTTGTTCGCAGAAACCAGTACTTAATACGCATAATTGCACTGGAACCTTAATCTTCTTCTCACAAGTAATACACAATGCAATGATTAAGTTTACAAGAACTTCTCCAGTTGCTGGGTTAAATATAATGTCTCTAGATATGCTTTGAGTTGCTAATCTAGGAGCGAATGATATATTACAGAATTCTGTAAACTGAGGTAGGAATGCGGAATCAAATACAGAAGGCATACATAACTCAAAGAAGTTTGTTACTGTTTGATTTACTGGTACCCTTCCTCTAAGTGTTGTACTTTGTGTATTTCCTTGATTATCAATAAAATCAACATCCAACTCTACTGCAACAGTACCTGTAATTAAAATTTCCTGTGAACCAAAAATCGGTGTTCCTCTCGTTATTTCATCACACTCAGAAGTATCTGCATAAATCAGGTATTGAAGTAATCCAGCAGGACCTGGAACAACAACTGGATCTCCATTTGCTTCTGTAACAAATTGAGCTCCTGATAGGGTCGTTGTCGGTGTAATGGTTAAGTTTCTAGGATCATTGATATTATCAGGATTAAAGAATTTTTTAGCTCTAAGACCTCTTACTCTTATAATCCTAGATTTTGGACCGCATCTAGATGTTGGAAGGGTTCCAAATGGCACTCTATTTCCAGCTTGTAATCCTTGTAGATTAAATGTTGCTGCATCATATACCTTATCTACAAATATACATTCACCAACGACGTCATCTAGGCAACCGTCAAAAAAGCAACCTGTATTAGCAATACAGCATGGTTCATCTATTTGTAGTACTCCATTATTTAATTCTTCATTATTTGCCATTATTTTCACTCCTTTTATTTTTTATTCATAAGAATAAATAAAACTTTTAAATTCCTACTTACTGTAGAATATGTATTTAGGTCTATTAAGGTGCTAGTAAACAGTAATTTTTATTATCATTTTGCATATATTTAAATAAGAAAATCATCTAGAAATATTCTTATGGGTTATAAAAAATACTTTTCTATATATTTTTCAAATCTTAATTTTAAGGAAGTGATATTATGGCATTTGTGGCTGGGTATGAATTTATTATTCAAAATGACCTGGGTATACTTTTTAATTTCTATTTAAACGAAAAAAAATGCATCGAATACATCGCATCGGATAAAAAAGGCATATGGAAGGATAAGAACGTGGTTCTCGAAGAACCCGCAAATAATTTCTGTGTAGAAGTCCACGGTACTACCCTACACCTGCTTAGTTTTCATGAAAATGGAGCCCTATATTACAGTAAATTTGAGGATGGGCTTTGGCAAAGTCATTTAATTGCAGAATATCCAGTGACACGCCAGAAGGTCCTATACCCTACACTGAAACTGATCGATCATCAAATCCACATATTTTACTATTTAATCGATACAGAACATAAAAGAAAAGCCTATTTATTGCATATGCACTTTCACAATAACAAATATCACAATAATCACGTTACTACAATATCTTCTAATTCCTATTTCAATAGCTTTAAAGTATTCCCTACAAAGGATTCTATTTTTATATTGTATAGTTCTCTGGTCCATGAATTCGAGCAGATATTCATTTCAAAACTTAATTTACATAGTGGAAAGTGGAACAACCCAATATGTATCACAGAATCTAAAGATAAAAAAATATATATCGATGGCTTATTGGACCATGATCATAAATTCCATATCCTATGGAGTAAGTATGATGATGAGTATTTGGTAGTTCAGTATCTAAACTTAAGTCTAGATACATTGAGTGGAGATTTGGATGCTCCAAAGCCAATCTCTTTGTCTTCAAAATCTAGCTGTTCCTTTCCAACCTTAGTTTATTACCAGAAAGCGTTGTGGGCTATTTGGGTGGAGATGAACAAGATCATATCCAGCTACACCTTGGATAATGGACGAACTTGGTCTAAATATTTTATCCA
Above is a genomic segment from Alkaliphilus oremlandii OhILAs containing:
- a CDS encoding replication-associated recombination protein A, translated to MAPLADRVRPTKLEDIVGQKHILGSGKLLNRILESKAIPNMIFYGPSGTGKTTVANIIAQSSNKKFYKINGTNANIEDIKRVIAQIGTLHTMNGILLYIDELHYLNKRQQQSILEYIENGDIILIGSTTENVNFSIFNALLSRCTIMEFKPLSIEDLIFGLKKVISSEEHRLNIKISYEEEALHYIAEVSNGDLRRSLNTLELIINTYAIYNPQVIDIDIPKAVECSQSKIANYDRDGDAHYNLLSFFQKSIRGSDEQASIHALARLIKAGDLTSICRRLLVIAAEDIGLAYPQAITIVKACTDSALQLGLPEARIPLAEATILLASLPKSNSAYHAISAALNDLDRLDVGHVPYHLCDTNSNASIKNKSEYLYPHDYPNHYVEQQYMPDNIKHKVYYVHGNNKFEQSMKTYWDKIKKHL